The following coding sequences are from one Eptesicus fuscus isolate TK198812 chromosome 7, DD_ASM_mEF_20220401, whole genome shotgun sequence window:
- the KCNH3 gene encoding potassium voltage-gated channel subfamily H member 3 isoform X1 encodes MPAMRGLLAPQNTFLDTIATRFDGTHSNFVLGNAQVAGLFPVVYCSDGFCDLTGFSRAEVMQRGCACSFLYGPDTSELVRQQIRKALDEHKEFKAELILYRKSGLPFWCLLDVIPIKNEKGEVALFLVSHKDISDTKTRGGPDKWKETGRRRRYGRAGAKGFNANRRRSRAVLYHLSGHLQKQPKGKHKLNKKVFGEKPNLPEYKVAAIRKSPFILLHCGALRATWDGFILLATLYVAVTVPYSVCVSTAREPSAARGPPSVCDLAVEVLFILDIVLNFRTTFVSKSGQVVFAPKSICLHYVTTWFLLDVIAALPFDLLHAFKVNVYFGAHLLKTVRLLRLLRLLPRLDRYSQYSAVVLTLLMAVFALLAHWVACVWFYIGQQEIESSASELPEIGWLQELARRLETPYYLVGRSPAVANSSGQSDNCSSEANRTGLELLGGPSLRSAYITSLYFALSSLTSVGFGNVSANTDTEKIFSICTMLIGALMHAVVFGNVTAIIQRMYARRFLYHSRTRDLRDYIRIHRIPKPLKQRMLEYFQATWAVNNGIDTTELLQSLPDELRADIAMHLHKEVLQLPLFEAASRGCLRALSLALRPAFCTPGEYLIHQGDALQALYFVCSGSMEVLKGGTVLAILGKGDLIGCELPRREQVVKANADVKGLTYCVLQCLQLAGLHESLALYPEFAPRFSQGLRGELSYNLGAGGGPTEADTSSLSGDNTLMSTLEEKETDGEQGPAASPAPADEPSSPLLSPGCTSSSSAAKLLSPRRTAPRSRLGGRGRPGRAGAEAGPSAHPRSLEGLQLPPVPWNVPPDLSPRVVDGIEDGCGSDQPKFSFRMGQSAPECSSSSSPGPEAWTLASNLILRSTENSLLTLPLGPSEASNTDMLDKLRQAVMELSEQVLQMREGLQSLRQAVQLLLAPHGEGPCPQASGEGPRPASTSGLLQPLCVDTGVSSYCLQPPAGSVLSGTLPHPRPGAPPLMAPWPWGPPASQSSPWPQTTAFWTSTSESEPLGSGELCPEPSTPGSPPPEEEARTEPLDPVSQAEAASTGEPPPGSGGLALSWEPHSLEMVLIGCHGPGTVQWTQEEGTGV; translated from the exons ATGCCGGCCATGCGGGGACTCCTGGCGCCGCAGAACACCTTCCTGGACACCATCGCCACGCGCTTCGACGGCACGC ACAGTAACTTCGTGCTGGGCAATGCCCAGGTGGCGGGGCTCTTCCCTGTGGTCTACTGCTCCGATGGCTTCTGTGACCTCACGGGTTTCTCACGGGCTGAAGTCATGCAGCGAGGCTGTGCCTGCTCCTTCCTCTACGGGCCAGACACCAGTGAGCTCGTCCGCCAGCAGATCCGCAAGGCCCTGGACGAGCACAAGGAGTTCAAGGCAGAGCTGATCCTTTACCGGAAGAGTG GGCTCCCGTTCTGGTGTCTGCTGGATGTGATACCCATCAAGAATGAGAAAGGGGAGGTGGCCCTCTTCCTGGTCTCTCACAAGGACATCAGTGACACCAAGACCCGAGGGGGCCCTGACAAATGGAAGGAGACAG GTCGCCGGCGCCGATATGGCCGGGCAGGAGCCAAAGGCTTCAATGCCAACCGGCGGCGGAGCCGGGCTGTGCTCTACCACCTGTCCGGGCACCTGCAGAAGCAACCCAAGGGCAAGCACAAGCTCAATAAG AAGGTGTTTGGGGAGAAGCCAAACTTGCCTGAATACAAAGTAGCCGCCATTCGGAAGTCACCATTCATCCTGCTGCACTGTGGGGCCCTTAGGGCCACTTGGGACGGCTTCATCCTGCTCGCCACCCTCTATGTGGCTGTCACGGTGCCCTACAGCGTGTGTGTGAGCACAGCCCGGGAGCCCAGCGCCGCCCGCGGCCCCCCCAGCGTCTGCGACCTGGCAGTGGAGGTCCTCTTCATTCTTG ACATCGTGCTGAATTTCCGAACCACGTTCGTGTCCAAGTCGGGCCAGGTGGTGTTTGCCCCCAAGTCCATTTGCCTCCACTACGTTACCACCTGGTTCCTGCTGGACGTCATTGCAGCCCTGCCCTTTGACCTGCTACATGCCTTCAAGGTCAACGTG tACTTCGGGGCCCACTTGCTGAAGACTGTGAGGCTGCTGCGCCTGCTGCGTCTGCTCCCGCGGCTGGACCGCTACTCGCAGTACAGTGCTGTGGTGCTGACCCTGCTTATGGCTGTGTTCGCCCTGCTCGCCCACTGGGTGGCCTGCGTCTGGTTCTATATTGGCCAGCAGGAGATTGAGAGCAGCGCATCTGAGCTGCCTGAGATAG gctggctgcaggagcTGGCCCGCCGGCTGGAGACCCCCTACTACCTGGTGGGCCGGAGCCCAGCTGTAGCGAACAGTTCTGGCCAGAGTGACAACTGTAGCAGCGAGGCCAACAGGACGGGGCTGGAGCTCCTGGGCGGCCCGTCACTGCGCAGTGCCTACATCACCTCCCTCTACTTCGCACTCAGCAGCCTCACCAGCGTGGGCTTCGGCAACGTGTCCGCCAACACGGACACGGAGAAGATCTTCTCCATCTGCACCATGCTCATCGGGG ccctgatgcACGCGGTGGTGTTTGGGAACGTGACGGCCATCATCCAGCGCATGTACGCCCGCCGCTTTCTATACCACAGCCGCACCCGCGACCTGCGCGACTACATCCGCATCCACCGCATCCCCAAGCCCCTCAAGCAGCGCATGCTCGAGTACTTCCAGGCGACCTGGGCCGTGAACAACGGTATCGACACCACAGAG CTGCTGCAGAGCCTTCCTGATGAGCTTCGAGCAGACATTGCCATGCACCTGCACAAGGAGGTCCTGCAGCTGCCGCTGTTTGAGGCGGCAAGCCGAGGCTGCCTGCGGGCGCTGTCCCTGGCCCTGCGGCCCGCCTTCTGCACGCCGGGCGAGTACCTCATCCACCAAGGCGACGCTCTCCAGGCCCTCTACTTCGTCTGCTCTGGCTCCATGGAGGTGCTCAAGGGTGGCACCGTGCTTGCCATCCTAG GGAAGGGTGATCTGATCGGCTGTGAGCTGCCCCGGCGTGAGCAGGTGGTCAAGGCCAATGCCGATGTGAAAGGGCTGACGTACTGCGTCCTGCAGTGTCTGCAGCTGGCTGGGCTGCACGAAAGCCTGGCACTGTACCCCGAGTTTGCTCCTCGCTTCAGCCAGGGCCTCCGAGGGGAGCTCAGCTACAACCTGGGTGCTGGCGGAGGCCCCACAGAG GCAGATACCAGCTCCCTGAGTGGCGACAACACCCTCATGTCCACACTGGAGGAGAAGGagacagatggggagcagggcccTGCGGCCTCACCAGCCCCAGCTGATGAACCCTCCAGCCCCCTGCTGTCCCCAGGCTGCACCTCCTCATCCTCAGCCGCCAAGCTGCTGTCCCCGCGCCGAACTGCACCCCGGTCCCGTCTAGGTGGCAGAGGGCGGCCAGGTAGGGCGGGGGCTGAAGCTGGCCCCTCTGCACACCCTCGGAGCTTAGAGGGGCTGCAGCTGCCCCCTGTGCCGTGGAATGTGCCCCCGGATCTGAGCCCCAG GGTAGTAGATGGCATTGAGGATGGCTGTGGCTCCGACCAACCCAAATTCTCCTTCCGCATGGGGCAGTCTGCCCCAGAATGTAGCAGTAGCTCCTCCCCTGGACCAG AGGCCTGGACCCTGGCTAGTAACCTCATCCTACGGTCCACAGAGAACAGCCTGCTTACCCTCCCCCTCGGACCCAGTGAGGCGAGTAACACAGACATGCTGGACAAGCTTCGGCAAGCT GTGATGGAGCTGTCTGAGCAGGTGCTGCAGATGCGGGAGGGACTGCAGTCCCTGCGCCAGGCAGTGCAGCTCCTCCTGGCGCCCCATGGGGAGGGCCCATGCCCTCAGGCATCAGGAGAGGGGCCACGCCCAGCCAGCACCTCTGGACTCCTGCAGCCTCTGTGTGTGGACACGGGGGTATCTTCCTACTGTCTGCAGCCCCCAGCTGGTTCTGTCTTGAGTGGGACTTTGCCCCACCCTCGTCCTGGGGCCCCTCCCCTCATGGCACCCTGGCCCTGGGGTCCCCCAGCATCTCAGAGCTCCCCCTGGCCTCAAACAACAGCTTTTTGGACCTCCACCTCTGAATCAGAGCCACTAGGCTCAGGAGAACTCTGCCCAGAGCCTAGCACCCCCGGCTCGCCGCCTCCTGAGGAAGAGGCTAGGACTGAGCCCCTGGATCCTGTGAGCCAGGCCgaggctgccagcactggagagCCCCCGCCAGGGTCAGGGGGCCTGGCCTTGTCCTGGGAACCCCACAGCCTAGAGATGGTGCTTATTGGCTGCCATGGCCCTGGCACGGTCCAGTGGACCCAGGAAGAAGGCACAGGGGTCTGA
- the KCNH3 gene encoding potassium voltage-gated channel subfamily H member 3 isoform X2 gives MPAMRGLLAPQNTFLDTIATRFDGTHSNFVLGNAQVAGLFPVVYCSDGFCDLTGFSRAEVMQRGCACSFLYGPDTSELVRQQIRKALDEHKEFKAELILYRKSGLPFWCLLDVIPIKNEKGEVALFLVSHKDISDTKTRGGPDKWKETGRRRRYGRAGAKGFNANRRRSRAVLYHLSGHLQKQPKGKHKLNKKVFGEKPNLPEYKVAAIRKSPFILLHCGALRATWDGFILLATLYVAVTVPYSVCVSTAREPSAARGPPSVCDLAVEVLFILDIVLNFRTTFVSKSGQVVFAPKSICLHYVTTWFLLDVIAALPFDLLHAFKVNVYFGAHLLKTVRLLRLLRLLPRLDRYSQYSAVVLTLLMAVFALLAHWVACVWFYIGQQEIESSASELPEIGWLQELARRLETPYYLVGRSPAVANSSGQSDNCSSEANRTGLELLGGPSLRSAYITSLYFALSSLTSVGFGNVSANTDTEKIFSICTMLIGALMHAVVFGNVTAIIQRMYARRFLYHSRTRDLRDYIRIHRIPKPLKQRMLEYFQATWAVNNGIDTTELLQSLPDELRADIAMHLHKEVLQLPLFEAASRGCLRALSLALRPAFCTPGEYLIHQGDALQALYFVCSGSMEVLKGGTVLAILGKGDLIGCELPRREQVVKANADVKGLTYCVLQCLQLAGLHESLALYPEFAPRFSQGLRGELSYNLGAGGGPTEADTSSLSGDNTLMSTLEEKETDGEQGPAASPAPADEPSSPLLSPGCTSSSSAAKLLSPRRTAPRSRLGGRGRPGRAGAEAGPSAHPRSLEGLQLPPVPWNVPPDLSPRVVDGIEDGCGSDQPKFSFRMGQSAPECSSSSSPGPENSLLTLPLGPSEASNTDMLDKLRQAVMELSEQVLQMREGLQSLRQAVQLLLAPHGEGPCPQASGEGPRPASTSGLLQPLCVDTGVSSYCLQPPAGSVLSGTLPHPRPGAPPLMAPWPWGPPASQSSPWPQTTAFWTSTSESEPLGSGELCPEPSTPGSPPPEEEARTEPLDPVSQAEAASTGEPPPGSGGLALSWEPHSLEMVLIGCHGPGTVQWTQEEGTGV, from the exons ATGCCGGCCATGCGGGGACTCCTGGCGCCGCAGAACACCTTCCTGGACACCATCGCCACGCGCTTCGACGGCACGC ACAGTAACTTCGTGCTGGGCAATGCCCAGGTGGCGGGGCTCTTCCCTGTGGTCTACTGCTCCGATGGCTTCTGTGACCTCACGGGTTTCTCACGGGCTGAAGTCATGCAGCGAGGCTGTGCCTGCTCCTTCCTCTACGGGCCAGACACCAGTGAGCTCGTCCGCCAGCAGATCCGCAAGGCCCTGGACGAGCACAAGGAGTTCAAGGCAGAGCTGATCCTTTACCGGAAGAGTG GGCTCCCGTTCTGGTGTCTGCTGGATGTGATACCCATCAAGAATGAGAAAGGGGAGGTGGCCCTCTTCCTGGTCTCTCACAAGGACATCAGTGACACCAAGACCCGAGGGGGCCCTGACAAATGGAAGGAGACAG GTCGCCGGCGCCGATATGGCCGGGCAGGAGCCAAAGGCTTCAATGCCAACCGGCGGCGGAGCCGGGCTGTGCTCTACCACCTGTCCGGGCACCTGCAGAAGCAACCCAAGGGCAAGCACAAGCTCAATAAG AAGGTGTTTGGGGAGAAGCCAAACTTGCCTGAATACAAAGTAGCCGCCATTCGGAAGTCACCATTCATCCTGCTGCACTGTGGGGCCCTTAGGGCCACTTGGGACGGCTTCATCCTGCTCGCCACCCTCTATGTGGCTGTCACGGTGCCCTACAGCGTGTGTGTGAGCACAGCCCGGGAGCCCAGCGCCGCCCGCGGCCCCCCCAGCGTCTGCGACCTGGCAGTGGAGGTCCTCTTCATTCTTG ACATCGTGCTGAATTTCCGAACCACGTTCGTGTCCAAGTCGGGCCAGGTGGTGTTTGCCCCCAAGTCCATTTGCCTCCACTACGTTACCACCTGGTTCCTGCTGGACGTCATTGCAGCCCTGCCCTTTGACCTGCTACATGCCTTCAAGGTCAACGTG tACTTCGGGGCCCACTTGCTGAAGACTGTGAGGCTGCTGCGCCTGCTGCGTCTGCTCCCGCGGCTGGACCGCTACTCGCAGTACAGTGCTGTGGTGCTGACCCTGCTTATGGCTGTGTTCGCCCTGCTCGCCCACTGGGTGGCCTGCGTCTGGTTCTATATTGGCCAGCAGGAGATTGAGAGCAGCGCATCTGAGCTGCCTGAGATAG gctggctgcaggagcTGGCCCGCCGGCTGGAGACCCCCTACTACCTGGTGGGCCGGAGCCCAGCTGTAGCGAACAGTTCTGGCCAGAGTGACAACTGTAGCAGCGAGGCCAACAGGACGGGGCTGGAGCTCCTGGGCGGCCCGTCACTGCGCAGTGCCTACATCACCTCCCTCTACTTCGCACTCAGCAGCCTCACCAGCGTGGGCTTCGGCAACGTGTCCGCCAACACGGACACGGAGAAGATCTTCTCCATCTGCACCATGCTCATCGGGG ccctgatgcACGCGGTGGTGTTTGGGAACGTGACGGCCATCATCCAGCGCATGTACGCCCGCCGCTTTCTATACCACAGCCGCACCCGCGACCTGCGCGACTACATCCGCATCCACCGCATCCCCAAGCCCCTCAAGCAGCGCATGCTCGAGTACTTCCAGGCGACCTGGGCCGTGAACAACGGTATCGACACCACAGAG CTGCTGCAGAGCCTTCCTGATGAGCTTCGAGCAGACATTGCCATGCACCTGCACAAGGAGGTCCTGCAGCTGCCGCTGTTTGAGGCGGCAAGCCGAGGCTGCCTGCGGGCGCTGTCCCTGGCCCTGCGGCCCGCCTTCTGCACGCCGGGCGAGTACCTCATCCACCAAGGCGACGCTCTCCAGGCCCTCTACTTCGTCTGCTCTGGCTCCATGGAGGTGCTCAAGGGTGGCACCGTGCTTGCCATCCTAG GGAAGGGTGATCTGATCGGCTGTGAGCTGCCCCGGCGTGAGCAGGTGGTCAAGGCCAATGCCGATGTGAAAGGGCTGACGTACTGCGTCCTGCAGTGTCTGCAGCTGGCTGGGCTGCACGAAAGCCTGGCACTGTACCCCGAGTTTGCTCCTCGCTTCAGCCAGGGCCTCCGAGGGGAGCTCAGCTACAACCTGGGTGCTGGCGGAGGCCCCACAGAG GCAGATACCAGCTCCCTGAGTGGCGACAACACCCTCATGTCCACACTGGAGGAGAAGGagacagatggggagcagggcccTGCGGCCTCACCAGCCCCAGCTGATGAACCCTCCAGCCCCCTGCTGTCCCCAGGCTGCACCTCCTCATCCTCAGCCGCCAAGCTGCTGTCCCCGCGCCGAACTGCACCCCGGTCCCGTCTAGGTGGCAGAGGGCGGCCAGGTAGGGCGGGGGCTGAAGCTGGCCCCTCTGCACACCCTCGGAGCTTAGAGGGGCTGCAGCTGCCCCCTGTGCCGTGGAATGTGCCCCCGGATCTGAGCCCCAG GGTAGTAGATGGCATTGAGGATGGCTGTGGCTCCGACCAACCCAAATTCTCCTTCCGCATGGGGCAGTCTGCCCCAGAATGTAGCAGTAGCTCCTCCCCTGGACCAG AGAACAGCCTGCTTACCCTCCCCCTCGGACCCAGTGAGGCGAGTAACACAGACATGCTGGACAAGCTTCGGCAAGCT GTGATGGAGCTGTCTGAGCAGGTGCTGCAGATGCGGGAGGGACTGCAGTCCCTGCGCCAGGCAGTGCAGCTCCTCCTGGCGCCCCATGGGGAGGGCCCATGCCCTCAGGCATCAGGAGAGGGGCCACGCCCAGCCAGCACCTCTGGACTCCTGCAGCCTCTGTGTGTGGACACGGGGGTATCTTCCTACTGTCTGCAGCCCCCAGCTGGTTCTGTCTTGAGTGGGACTTTGCCCCACCCTCGTCCTGGGGCCCCTCCCCTCATGGCACCCTGGCCCTGGGGTCCCCCAGCATCTCAGAGCTCCCCCTGGCCTCAAACAACAGCTTTTTGGACCTCCACCTCTGAATCAGAGCCACTAGGCTCAGGAGAACTCTGCCCAGAGCCTAGCACCCCCGGCTCGCCGCCTCCTGAGGAAGAGGCTAGGACTGAGCCCCTGGATCCTGTGAGCCAGGCCgaggctgccagcactggagagCCCCCGCCAGGGTCAGGGGGCCTGGCCTTGTCCTGGGAACCCCACAGCCTAGAGATGGTGCTTATTGGCTGCCATGGCCCTGGCACGGTCCAGTGGACCCAGGAAGAAGGCACAGGGGTCTGA